TGACGGCGCGATAACGCTTTGATGTCTGTTCTGTAACAACAGTGCACAGGTGTTCAAAAAGCGTCAATGAGATGCACCGGCCAGCGCCACGGGCTGACGGAGATGATGTCGTAGCGGATGGAAAGCCTTGTGGCGTCGGGCTGGCGGGAAAGCCAGAGATCGCTTGCCGCGCGGATGCGGCGCTGGGCCGTGGGCGAGACGGCGGTGACGGCGCTGTCGAGGTTTGCACGGGCTTTCACCTCGATGCAGGCGACGAGGTCTCCCTTGCGGGCGATGATGTCGATTTCTCCGAGCTTGGTGCGGTAGCGGAACGCAACGATCCGGTAGCCTTGAAACACAAGTGCAAGCATGGCGCGATACTCGGCGATCGCACCCCGGCGCAGCGCCTTCAGTTTTCGGATATCGGCCGGTTCACGCGCCATCGCGCTCCTTCAATTGCAGGAGGCGATCGTAGAGGTCCTTGCGGTTGAGGCCAGTGCGCTTTGCGGCTTCAGTCGCGGCCTTGCCGGTGGACAGATCCTTCGCGAGGGCAGAGAGGAGGACATCGACATCCTTTTCCTTCGGCGGTGCCGGCGCATCGGGTGGGGCGATGACGAAGACGATCTCGCCCTTCACGTTTGCGCCCTCGTCATAGAAGGCCTTCAAGTCGGCGAGCGTGCCGCGGCGGAATTCCTCGAAGGTCTTGGTCAGCTCCCGGCAGACGGCGGCGGTGCGGGCTTCACCGAGAACATCGCAGGCCGCCGTGACGGTCGCGGCGATGCGGTGGGGGGATTCGAAGAAGATGAGGGTAGCGGGGACGGTGGCGAGCTCGGTCAGGCGGTCGCGGCGGGCCTTGTCCTTCGAGGGCAGGAAGCCGGCGAACAGGAAGGTTTCGTTGGACAGGCCTGAACCGACCAGGGCGGCAAGCGGCGCAGATGGGCCGGGGATGGGCACCACGCGATGGCCGGCCTCTATTGCCGACTGGCCGAGGCGGTAGCCGGGGTCGGAGACGAGGGGCGTGCCGGCGTCGGAGACCAGCGCCACGGACTTGCCGGCCTCGAGCGCTGCAATCAGCCGCGGGCCGGCTTCGTCGGCATTGTGTTCGTGATAGGCGTAGGGGCGGTTGACGATGCCGTAGCGGTCGAGCAGGACGCGGGTGACGCGGGTATCTTCGCAGGCCAGCACATCGGCGCCGGCCAAGGTTTCGAGCGCGCGCAGCGTGATGTCGGAGAGATTGCCGATGGGGGTTGCGACGAGATAGAGCGCCGGCTCCAGCGGACGTGCGGGCACGGCGATGTTGTGGATGCGGTAGGACTTCTGCCTGTCGCTTGCTCCGCTGCCGTTGTCTGCCTGGTGTTCCACTGTGTTTTCTTTCTATGTGCTTTGCCGGTCTTTATGGGCGAGCCGTGCGAAGGCGGCAAGAGCTGGTCGATGGATATGGCAAGCCGTACAGCCGGGGGTCTTCTTTTATGCCGGCGAGGCATTTCGGTAGAGAGGCCGTCGTGAACTTGAAGCGCGACGTGTTGACGGCTTCGCTTGATATTGCTGTAACATGGCTCAGCCAGTTTGAGCGGCGTCTCTACGCTATCCATCGACTTTTCGCTCGGTGGTGCCGGTTTCAAATGGAGACGTGCCTCGCGATTTCACAAACTGGGGAAACTGGCATGAGAATGAAGACGCTTCGCACTCTGGTTCTGCAGACGGCCGTGCTTGCTGCCATCCCGACGCTCGCGCTGGCGCAGTCTGTGCTGAGCAAGGCCGAGCGCACCAGTGAGAGCATGGAACCGGCGCTGGTTCATGCAGATCAGGCAACAGCAGCCCAGAAGAAGTTGGACGAACTGATGGCCCGAACCGGTCGGCGGCCAAACATCGTCTGGCTGGTCGTTGACGACATGGGCTATGGCGATCCCGGCGTATTCGGCGGCGGCGCTGCGATCGGCGCAGCCACCCCCAATATGGACAGGCTGGCGCACGAAGGCCTGACGATGACCTCGACCTATTCGCAGGCCACCTGCACGCCGACGCGCTCCGCCATTCTGACCGGGCGGCTTCCGGTGCGCACCGGCCTGACGCGTCCGATCCTTGCTGGCGACAAGATCACCAAGAACCCGTGGGCCGATGAGACGTCG
This genomic stretch from Pararhizobium capsulatum DSM 1112 harbors:
- a CDS encoding YraN family protein — translated: MAREPADIRKLKALRRGAIAEYRAMLALVFQGYRIVAFRYRTKLGEIDIIARKGDLVACIEVKARANLDSAVTAVSPTAQRRIRAASDLWLSRQPDATRLSIRYDIISVSPWRWPVHLIDAF
- the rsmI gene encoding 16S rRNA (cytidine(1402)-2'-O)-methyltransferase — protein: MEHQADNGSGASDRQKSYRIHNIAVPARPLEPALYLVATPIGNLSDITLRALETLAGADVLACEDTRVTRVLLDRYGIVNRPYAYHEHNADEAGPRLIAALEAGKSVALVSDAGTPLVSDPGYRLGQSAIEAGHRVVPIPGPSAPLAALVGSGLSNETFLFAGFLPSKDKARRDRLTELATVPATLIFFESPHRIAATVTAACDVLGEARTAAVCRELTKTFEEFRRGTLADLKAFYDEGANVKGEIVFVIAPPDAPAPPKEKDVDVLLSALAKDLSTGKAATEAAKRTGLNRKDLYDRLLQLKERDGA